In Candidatus Manganitrophus noduliformans, a single genomic region encodes these proteins:
- a CDS encoding TraC family protein, with protein MNATQYKHLLARKDLADFLPYQDYTGHGMYILSDGGLGFAVECTPLPVVDDKVYKGLLSTLACIPGGAAVQFILFSSPDSTPIIDRWLQLKTRRDGLCGEVVENYKSFLERASWSKISKHFTAPLRTFRLVITVKIGGKEKEHTLFDQFLRAIFGKKHANGHTPLSDETRYKEACDLKDKFTGALKGAFLNPAPLDPNGLIGFVYPLLNGRHDMRHKPKWDGARISDMCIANDTEVVRDREYVSVDDICVKSLNVKEYPEAWSLGQVLDYTGNIFTDQNHDHPFLIVLNAIKLTDNEMRRIDSNASMVLSQKYPYALFPRLKFKHMDLQPAKERIEKGGRCYRVNLSLMIFAKDPNHLNTAAGSFTSYFRGLGFRLEEDLYIHLPVLLSNLPFGYDATTAGFLNRGRVVFEENVATLAPISADWSGTKPQVLLTSPRGGLMGWDLFSSPRGGFNAYVVGTTRSGKSVLLQLTSAKYLLANYRCWIVDIGRSYERLAHIFDGEFFEQRLDRAKSMNPFTTILDAAMLNEYLKFLCDFYFLMGSPKERVLNEQLEKLISSHLADAIQESFQKYAQESDIDSTCEMLEKVSHDNRVRDFITTLKPYRSKGQYGAFFNRESKIRFTSPLVVMENDTLENIPELRDPALMLMTFHISREIYRVESHKYAGDIVIIDEAHKFLGTPRIDLFIEQAYRRFGKHGAAIMLGTQGYEDFQGADGLSRAGRVVVQNSAWQLFTLQQATSRQALKKSNQFSFTPYEESLMDSVKLVRGEFSEVLICAEGIRTKGRVVLDSFLKAMFFTDDEVRHKIKQLVAAGRTFTEAVREIEEALK; from the coding sequence ATGAACGCGACACAGTATAAACATTTACTCGCCCGAAAGGACCTCGCGGATTTTCTGCCGTATCAAGATTACACGGGGCATGGGATGTATATTCTCTCAGACGGCGGGCTCGGATTCGCCGTCGAATGCACTCCGCTTCCGGTGGTTGACGACAAAGTCTACAAGGGACTGCTCTCCACGCTGGCCTGTATCCCCGGAGGGGCCGCGGTTCAGTTCATTCTTTTCTCCTCGCCCGACTCTACTCCGATCATCGACCGCTGGTTGCAACTGAAGACACGCCGTGACGGCCTCTGCGGGGAGGTCGTTGAGAATTACAAATCCTTTCTGGAAAGAGCGTCCTGGTCGAAGATCTCCAAGCACTTTACCGCGCCGCTTCGAACGTTCCGTCTGGTCATCACGGTGAAGATCGGCGGCAAAGAGAAAGAACACACCCTGTTTGATCAATTTCTGAGAGCGATCTTCGGGAAGAAGCACGCGAACGGCCATACTCCGCTCTCCGATGAGACGCGCTATAAGGAGGCCTGCGATCTGAAGGATAAGTTCACCGGAGCGTTGAAGGGCGCGTTTCTCAATCCGGCGCCGCTTGATCCGAACGGCTTGATCGGTTTTGTCTATCCCCTCCTGAACGGGAGGCACGACATGCGTCATAAGCCGAAGTGGGACGGCGCCCGCATCTCCGACATGTGCATCGCGAACGACACGGAAGTGGTTCGCGACAGGGAATATGTCAGCGTCGATGATATCTGCGTCAAGTCGCTCAACGTCAAGGAGTACCCGGAAGCGTGGTCGCTCGGCCAGGTTCTCGATTATACGGGGAATATATTCACCGACCAGAATCACGACCACCCCTTTCTGATCGTGCTGAACGCCATCAAGCTCACCGATAACGAGATGCGGCGGATCGACTCGAATGCGTCGATGGTGCTCTCCCAAAAATATCCGTACGCCCTCTTTCCCCGGCTGAAATTCAAACATATGGACCTGCAGCCCGCCAAAGAGAGGATCGAGAAGGGGGGAAGATGCTACCGCGTGAACCTCTCCTTGATGATCTTCGCAAAAGATCCCAATCACTTGAACACCGCCGCCGGATCGTTCACAAGCTATTTCAGGGGGCTGGGATTCCGACTGGAAGAGGACCTCTACATTCACCTGCCGGTTCTGCTTTCGAATCTCCCGTTCGGATACGATGCCACGACGGCGGGATTTCTCAATCGAGGTCGTGTCGTTTTCGAGGAAAACGTCGCGACATTAGCGCCGATCTCAGCCGACTGGAGCGGTACAAAGCCCCAGGTCCTACTGACCTCCCCCCGGGGCGGATTGATGGGATGGGATCTGTTTTCAAGCCCCCGCGGGGGATTCAACGCTTACGTCGTCGGCACCACACGCTCCGGAAAGAGCGTGTTGCTGCAGCTCACCTCGGCCAAGTACCTCCTCGCGAATTATCGCTGCTGGATCGTCGATATCGGACGCTCCTACGAGCGCCTCGCCCACATCTTTGACGGCGAGTTCTTCGAGCAGCGCCTGGATCGCGCCAAGAGCATGAACCCATTCACCACCATCCTTGATGCCGCGATGCTCAACGAGTATCTGAAATTCCTCTGCGATTTCTATTTTCTGATGGGCTCCCCGAAAGAGCGGGTGTTAAACGAGCAGCTGGAGAAGCTGATTTCGTCGCATCTGGCGGACGCCATCCAGGAGAGCTTTCAGAAATACGCGCAGGAGAGCGACATCGACAGCACCTGCGAGATGCTCGAGAAGGTCAGCCATGACAACCGGGTCCGCGATTTCATCACCACGCTGAAGCCCTATCGCTCCAAGGGTCAGTACGGCGCTTTCTTCAATCGGGAGTCGAAGATACGCTTCACGTCGCCGCTCGTCGTGATGGAGAACGATACGCTGGAGAACATCCCGGAGCTTCGGGATCCGGCGCTGATGCTGATGACGTTTCACATCTCTCGGGAGATCTATCGCGTCGAGTCGCACAAATATGCCGGCGACATCGTGATCATCGATGAGGCCCACAAATTCCTCGGCACCCCCCGGATCGACCTCTTCATCGAGCAGGCCTACCGCCGGTTCGGAAAACACGGGGCGGCGATCATGCTCGGCACCCAGGGATATGAAGACTTCCAAGGAGCCGATGGTCTCTCCCGCGCGGGGCGCGTGGTGGTCCAGAATAGCGCCTGGCAGCTCTTTACCCTGCAGCAGGCCACTTCGCGCCAAGCCTTAAAGAAGAGCAATCAGTTCTCCTTCACCCCTTATGAGGAATCCCTCATGGACAGCGTGAAACTCGTGCGAGGGGAGTTCAGCGAGGTTCTGATCTGCGCGGAGGGGATCCGGACCAAAGGGAGGGTGGTTCTCGATTCCTTCTTGAAAGCGATGTTCTTCACCGACGATGAGGTGCGCCACAAGATCAAACAGCTTGTCGCCGCGGGCCGAACTTTCACGGAAGCCGTGCGTGAAATCGAGGAGGCGCTCAAATGA
- a CDS encoding TraV family lipoprotein — MKMTAIVVSVFLLASCASAKPKIKTLDHETDQKPAAKSVYDSEREEAMAKLLQAPPTPLRVPPTVLRIHILPYVDRGGGFNGDKYKFITEDEGRWILDNQVLSKRRPEIKELKPLESAKPARLGK, encoded by the coding sequence ATGAAAATGACAGCGATCGTCGTCAGCGTCTTTTTACTGGCTTCTTGCGCGAGCGCGAAGCCGAAAATAAAAACGCTCGATCATGAGACCGACCAAAAACCAGCTGCAAAAAGTGTATATGACAGCGAGCGCGAGGAAGCGATGGCGAAGCTGCTGCAGGCGCCGCCGACACCGCTGCGGGTGCCCCCGACCGTGTTGCGCATTCATATTCTCCCTTATGTCGATCGCGGCGGGGGCTTTAACGGCGATAAGTACAAATTCATCACAGAGGATGAGGGCCGTTGGATATTGGATAACCAGGTGCTCTCGAAGCGCCGGCCCGAGATCAAAGAGCTCAAGCCACTGGAGAGCGCGAAGCCGGCCCGGCTAGGGAAGTGA
- a CDS encoding TrbI/VirB10 family protein: protein MIENSQKEKNRKYIVLGMVLIVLVAILFLLPMIFTGTAEPGRSAGPPVRVVDERKLSEESFNKTVGDRITDLEQTVKNLQKEISNEKVSRSSGGPRFSFKSPEPEDAAAGPLPALDQLAPRPPVTGAPMVPPPSPARTAGIQAPSKPSKRLLTGLIASERPKFEEKKTDDKKPEKPASVGIPAWSFTKALLISGVDAPTKQNAKGDPRPALLKLTGKTVLPNRGSADLRECFVGGFARADLSGERVYFQTKVLSCLTPSGRRIEKEVDGYVAGEDGKDGLLGRVYSKQGALLARTLVAGFLDGLAGIYEQQATIVSIQPTGTVSTIDSGKALQAGLFAGSASAAEKLADFYMKLVNDTFPVIEVAAGREVDVVFISGLDFEQEVLQ from the coding sequence ATGATCGAAAACTCCCAAAAAGAAAAAAACCGAAAATATATCGTTTTGGGGATGGTTCTGATCGTTCTGGTCGCAATCCTCTTTCTGCTTCCGATGATCTTTACCGGAACCGCGGAGCCGGGCCGCTCCGCCGGGCCGCCGGTAAGAGTGGTCGATGAGAGAAAACTCTCGGAGGAGAGCTTCAACAAGACGGTGGGCGATCGGATCACCGATCTGGAGCAGACGGTAAAGAATCTCCAGAAGGAGATCTCGAATGAGAAAGTATCGCGCTCTTCAGGCGGGCCTCGGTTCTCTTTTAAATCGCCTGAACCGGAAGACGCCGCGGCCGGTCCTCTACCGGCCCTGGACCAGTTGGCGCCGCGACCGCCGGTGACGGGTGCTCCGATGGTGCCGCCTCCATCACCGGCCCGCACGGCGGGGATCCAGGCGCCCAGCAAACCGAGCAAGCGGCTCCTCACGGGACTGATCGCTTCGGAGCGGCCGAAATTCGAAGAGAAGAAAACGGATGACAAAAAGCCGGAAAAGCCCGCGAGCGTCGGCATTCCCGCCTGGTCCTTCACAAAAGCGCTTCTGATCTCAGGGGTGGATGCGCCGACCAAGCAGAACGCAAAAGGAGACCCGCGACCCGCGCTGCTGAAGTTGACGGGGAAAACGGTCCTTCCGAACAGGGGGAGCGCCGATCTGCGCGAGTGCTTCGTCGGAGGCTTTGCAAGAGCGGATCTCTCCGGGGAGAGGGTGTATTTCCAAACCAAGGTCCTCTCCTGCCTCACGCCGAGCGGAAGGCGAATCGAAAAGGAGGTCGATGGCTATGTCGCGGGCGAGGACGGAAAAGACGGTCTTTTAGGCCGGGTCTACAGCAAGCAGGGGGCGCTCCTGGCCCGGACCTTGGTGGCCGGCTTCCTCGACGGACTGGCGGGGATTTATGAACAGCAAGCCACGATCGTCTCGATTCAGCCGACCGGCACCGTCTCGACCATCGATTCGGGCAAGGCGCTTCAGGCCGGCCTCTTCGCGGGCTCGGCCAGCGCCGCGGAGAAGCTCGCCGACTTCTACATGAAGCTCGTCAACGACACTTTTCCCGTCATTGAAGTCGCGGCGGGCCGTGAGGTCGATGTGGTGTTTATCAGCGGACTTGATTTCGAACAGGAGGTGCTCCAATGA
- a CDS encoding TraK domain-containing protein, with the protein MNQTILRSLGIPIATAVACFLIAVGAASAEESIQTVEGDGYHYVGVALRGLIRVVCPEPFTSKKYSAEKEMEVTLEGKNAYIKFLPSEITRPDGEMSLSYSSMPRDLYLECGGRVFSLILLPKEEMQTTTVVLRVPLVDQEKARQFEKGNEYEETLERLIRAAYREEPPDGYQPVKVEEVAMRFEELDLLLTTQYKGAEFIVSVYLIKTNRAIEEISDALFVPYLKNPLAITIVKPRLSENESSRMIVVTRKE; encoded by the coding sequence ATGAATCAAACGATCCTTCGCTCCTTGGGAATTCCGATCGCGACCGCGGTCGCATGCTTTCTCATCGCGGTCGGGGCGGCCTCGGCCGAAGAGAGCATCCAGACGGTGGAAGGAGACGGCTATCACTACGTCGGGGTCGCCCTAAGAGGACTCATTCGCGTGGTCTGCCCTGAGCCTTTTACCAGCAAGAAATACTCGGCCGAGAAGGAGATGGAGGTCACCCTTGAAGGGAAGAACGCCTATATCAAATTTCTCCCCTCGGAGATCACCCGTCCGGATGGCGAGATGAGCCTGTCGTATTCGAGCATGCCCCGGGATCTTTATCTGGAGTGCGGGGGAAGAGTGTTCTCCCTCATTCTGCTTCCAAAAGAGGAGATGCAGACCACCACGGTGGTGCTGCGGGTTCCGCTTGTCGATCAGGAGAAAGCGCGGCAATTTGAAAAAGGAAATGAGTATGAGGAAACCCTGGAGCGGCTGATTCGGGCCGCCTATCGTGAGGAGCCACCGGACGGATATCAGCCGGTGAAGGTCGAGGAGGTGGCGATGCGCTTCGAGGAGCTCGACCTGCTGCTCACCACACAATATAAAGGCGCTGAATTTATCGTCTCGGTCTATCTCATCAAGACAAATCGGGCGATCGAGGAGATCAGTGACGCGCTCTTCGTGCCGTATCTTAAAAATCCGCTCGCCATCACCATCGTGAAACCTCGGCTCTCCGAGAACGAATCCTCTCGGATGATCGTGGTCACGAGAAAAGAGTAG
- a CDS encoding TraE/TraK family type IV conjugative transfer system protein has translation MSWYNEWTKLGKENYILSVMSLAMALALTVMSFAFYRLYTNKAVTVTPPSFEREYQVAGDRVSRSYLEQTSAFLADRLLSVSPANARQSFDMILPYLTTDPGLVKIIREELNRQAKVIEETDTYQIFYPMKYMISEQKGTIVVEGALRRIIGNIYKPPEETKRIAFYFIVRNGRFLVTKIEAD, from the coding sequence ATGTCTTGGTATAACGAATGGACGAAACTAGGGAAGGAGAACTATATTCTCAGCGTCATGAGCCTGGCGATGGCGCTTGCCTTGACGGTGATGAGCTTCGCCTTCTACCGGCTGTATACGAACAAAGCGGTCACGGTGACCCCGCCCAGCTTCGAGCGGGAATATCAGGTCGCGGGGGACCGTGTCTCCCGATCGTATCTTGAGCAGACATCCGCGTTTTTGGCCGATCGGCTCTTATCGGTCAGTCCCGCGAACGCACGACAGTCCTTCGACATGATTCTCCCGTATCTTACGACCGACCCCGGATTGGTGAAGATCATCCGCGAAGAGCTCAACCGGCAGGCGAAGGTGATCGAGGAGACCGACACCTATCAGATCTTCTACCCGATGAAATACATGATTTCCGAACAAAAAGGCACGATTGTGGTTGAAGGCGCATTGCGCCGGATCATCGGGAATATTTATAAGCCGCCGGAGGAAACCAAGCGGATCGCATTTTATTTCATCGTCCGAAACGGACGATTTCTCGTAACCAAAATCGAGGCGGACTAA
- the traL gene encoding type IV conjugative transfer system protein TraL produces MDPHYIPKYLDAMPQILWWELDELLFLAGGPLVGILTEHPIIGAGIGFLFLKAYTRAKENKQPGFVWHLLYSYGLYGIPARIPEFWIVQFIR; encoded by the coding sequence AATATCTGGACGCGATGCCGCAGATACTCTGGTGGGAGCTGGATGAGCTGCTATTCCTCGCCGGGGGGCCCTTGGTCGGCATTCTCACGGAGCACCCGATCATCGGAGCGGGCATCGGCTTTCTCTTCCTGAAAGCCTATACCCGAGCCAAAGAAAACAAGCAGCCGGGGTTCGTCTGGCACCTGCTCTACTCATACGGGCTGTATGGGATTCCGGCCCGGATTCCGGAGTTTTGGATTGTGCAGTTCATCCGGTGA